The following are encoded together in the Lactuca sativa cultivar Salinas chromosome 1, Lsat_Salinas_v11, whole genome shotgun sequence genome:
- the LOC111913614 gene encoding uncharacterized protein LOC111913614 translates to MASKFSEYIQRKDNSVEVNLCDKSLKFSKWKRGLIVMRDEQYDSELYIDSGCIRHMTGKKEELRDFRSLKYGGRVKFGNKATGEIKGSGIITNVEFSIRKVAYVEGLQHNLISISQLVVGTGLKVSFDEEGSEIIEKKTKAVLLKSKRKYKSEATQKLINFSNQIELQLRKHVRKIRSENGLEFKNHTVEELLTGKGISHNFSSPYTPQ, encoded by the exons ATGGCTTCGAAGTTCAGTGAATACATTCAACGAAAAGATAATTCGGTTGAAGTTAATCTTTGTGACAAAAgtttgaagttttcaaaatggAAAAGGGGATTAATC GTTATGCGTGACGAACAGTATGATTCCGAATTGTACATCGATAGCGGTTGTattcgtcacatgactgggaagaaagAAGAACTAAGAGATTTTCGATCTTTAAAATATGGTGGAAGAGTGAAGTTTGGAAACAAAGCTACTGGAGAGATAAAAGGATCTGGAATCATAACGAATGTAGAATTTTCAATTCGGAAGGTAGCATATGTTGAAGGCTTGCAACACAATCTAATAAGTATTTCGCAATTGGTTGTTGGTACAGGTCTAAAGGTGTCTTTTGATGAAGAAGGTTCcgaaatcatagagaagaaaacaaaagcgGTTCTTCTAAAGTCAAAAAGGAA ATACAAATCCGAAGCAACTCAGAAGCTGATAAATTTTAGCAACCAGATTGAGCTCCAATTACGAAAGCATGTTCGGAAAATTCGTAGTGAAAACGGTTTGGAATTCAAAAATCATACAGTTGAAGAACTTTTAACTGGCAAAGGGATTTCTCACAACTTCTCGTCGCCTTACACTCCACAGTAG